The Fusobacterium necrophorum subsp. necrophorum genome includes the window TTAAGAAGAGTACTTTTCCCACTTCCATTTGGTCCTATAACTCCCGTAAAAGTATTTTCTTTGAATGAAATATTTATATTATCGCTAATAAAATTGTTTTCAATAGCATAAGTCAGATTCTCAATTTTTAATATACTCATTTTTTCACCCCTTGATTTCTTTTTTTTATTATAAATAAGAAAAAAGGAACTCCAATCAAAGATGTCAATACACCTATAGGTAATTCTTTAGGTGCCACTATAATTCTTGAAACAATATCCGTCCAAACTAAAAATAACGCTCCGGTCAATGTTGCTATCGGTATTAATTTTTTATGATCCGATCCAATTAACTTTCTTACAATATGAGGAATTATCAATCCTACAAATCCAATACTACCACTTATTGATACAATTGCTCCTACCATTACGGAAACGCTTACCAATAATATTCTGTTTAGTCTATCTAGCTGAACCCCTAATATTATCGCTGTCTCCTCCCCCATGGAAATGATATTTAGTTGCTCTGCCAAAATATAAGTAATGATAAATCCTATGATGGACACAATAAACAAAACAGGGATATCTTCCCAATGTGTTCCACCTAATCCTCCCATCGTCCAAAATACTATTCCTCTTATTTTTGCATTATCCGGTGCAAAAGCGATAATTAATTGAATGATTGCATTGCATAACATGGCAATAGAAATTCCTGTTAGTATTAAAGTTGAATTTGATTTAAATTTATCTCTCGAAGATATAATATACACAAATACCATGGCTACCATTGCACCTATAAATGCTAATGCATTTGTTCCAATAAGACTCAATACAGGAATCTTAGAAAAAAAAGCTATTGAAAATGCTGCAAACATTCCCGCACCAGATTGTATTCCTAAAGTATAAGGTTCCGCCATAACATTTCCTGTTAATGCCTGCATAATACAACCTGTAAGCGCTAACCCGCCTCCTACCAGAACAGCTATGATGGCTCTCGGAAGCCTAATATTCCATATAATACTATACAATCCCATATCATCCATAGAAATGTCAAAAAAAGGTATATGATATTTATAAATGGCCACAACCTGACTAAAGTTTATATCTGCCGAACCTATAAATGTTGCTAAAACAATCGATAATATGATGAATAGGAATAATATTAAACAAATAAATTTATAATTTTTCATGATTACTCCTTTTATTTAAATAAAAGGATATCAAATAAAAAATCTGATATCCTTTGTCTTTATTTCGTTAGTTCCACAATTTTTTCATTTAA containing:
- a CDS encoding iron ABC transporter permease, with the translated sequence MKNYKFICLILFLFIILSIVLATFIGSADINFSQVVAIYKYHIPFFDISMDDMGLYSIIWNIRLPRAIIAVLVGGGLALTGCIMQALTGNVMAEPYTLGIQSGAGMFAAFSIAFFSKIPVLSLIGTNALAFIGAMVAMVFVYIISSRDKFKSNSTLILTGISIAMLCNAIIQLIIAFAPDNAKIRGIVFWTMGGLGGTHWEDIPVLFIVSIIGFIITYILAEQLNIISMGEETAIILGVQLDRLNRILLVSVSVMVGAIVSISGSIGFVGLIIPHIVRKLIGSDHKKLIPIATLTGALFLVWTDIVSRIIVAPKELPIGVLTSLIGVPFFLFIIKKRNQGVKK